Proteins encoded in a region of the Vibrio ponticus genome:
- the csdE gene encoding cysteine desulfurase sulfur acceptor subunit CsdE → MSTFPLNPFGTQITAEEIVETMQGMRGWEDRYRQVIQWGKKLPVMPEELKSQQVTVSGCESQVWLVSEQAGEMWSFCADSDARIVRGLIALVMAAYNHKTSEQIQQFDIDGYFAQLGLIDHLSPSRGNGLKAIVEQIKQLAA, encoded by the coding sequence ATGTCGACATTTCCATTAAATCCATTTGGCACGCAAATTACTGCTGAAGAGATCGTTGAGACCATGCAAGGTATGCGTGGTTGGGAAGATCGCTACCGTCAGGTTATCCAATGGGGAAAAAAACTCCCGGTGATGCCAGAAGAATTAAAGTCGCAGCAAGTCACGGTATCGGGTTGTGAAAGCCAAGTATGGTTGGTGAGTGAACAAGCCGGCGAGATGTGGTCATTTTGTGCTGACTCTGATGCACGTATCGTACGTGGACTGATCGCTTTGGTGATGGCAGCTTACAATCATAAAACCAGTGAGCAGATCCAACAGTTTGATATTGATGGCTATTTTGCGCAGCTAGGCTTAATTGACCACCTGAGCCCTTCTCGTGGTAATGGTTTAAAAGCGATTGTTGAGCAGATCAAACAGCTCGCTGCTTAA